In the genome of Desulfobulbaceae bacterium, the window AATCATGGTTAGTCATAAATCATCGAATGATACTCAATGTCAGTGTGTCCTCAGCCATTGGCAGGACCCAATCGCCGTCAACCGTGAACCAACAACCTGAGCAGTTACTAATTTTTTTTACTTAGCAATTGTCTCAAGAACACAACAAAAAAGGTACTTGCACCATGCAAATCACTGCTAAAGAAATCATCAAGGTCGCCCACCTTGCCCGTTTAGAACTTGCTCCGAACGAGATCACCCCTCTGGCTGAACAGGTCGGGTCCATCTTAACCTACATCAACAAGCTTAACGAGCTGAACACCGAGGCCGTCAAACCGACATTCCACGCCCTAGCCCTCTCCAATGCCTTCCGGGACGATGTGGTCATCCCTTCACTGCCCCAGTCCGAAGCCCTCAAAAATGGCCCTCTGCAAAACGGCGAAGCCTTCGTAGTGCCCAAGATCATCGGATAAAAACCCTTTTCCATCACTAACAACAAACCTTTCTTTTCAGCGGCACCGAGTTCGAGGGGACACTGCCTCGTGTGCAAGAGGATACAATGCAATTATATGATCAACCCATCCATCAGCTCCACACCCTGCTCCGAAATCGACAACTATCGGCCCTTGAGCTGACCAACCACGTCCTGTCCCGAATCGATCAGGTCGAGCCCCAAGTTGGGGCCTTCATCACCGAAAGCCGCGAACTGGCCCAAGCCCAGGCTCAGGCCGCCGACGCAATGCTTGCCCGTGGCGAAGGCGGCCCCTTATGCGGCA includes:
- the gatC gene encoding Asp-tRNA(Asn)/Glu-tRNA(Gln) amidotransferase subunit GatC gives rise to the protein MQITAKEIIKVAHLARLELAPNEITPLAEQVGSILTYINKLNELNTEAVKPTFHALALSNAFRDDVVIPSLPQSEALKNGPLQNGEAFVVPKIIG